One genomic window of Spirochaetae bacterium HGW-Spirochaetae-1 includes the following:
- a CDS encoding histidine kinase produces MKNTDREPLVRTIKEQCRTCYTCVRECPAKAIRISGGQAEVINERCIGCGNCVRVCTQNAKQIRSSIEMVESLLSSGKKVAAIIAPSFPAEFGPIHYKLVVAMIRALGFHMVNEVAFGADLISREYNRLFDSNPGNQYIATTCPAIVFYIEKYHPALIKNLAPIVSPMAACARALKKQYGDDFDIVFIGPCLAKKDEALRDEISPHISQVLTFSELRTMLNDRKIVPGDVEPSDFDPPHPGMGALYPIGRGMLQSAGLQEDLMINDIVATSGTKQIIQAIREFETVPNEVRLLELLCCNGCIMGSGMTSEMAQFSRRGYVSAYAKKRYEKCDLTQWQVNMDAMTDLDLTASFRNNDCRLPEPTRDELKDILRSKGKHGPEDELNCGACGYDTCIEHAIAIHRGLAESEMCLPFTIESLRNTALKLSNSYEQIVNAKKALVQSEKLASLGRMASGIAHEINNPLTGVLTFGSLLMEDLKDTEYSDDLKTIVNETMRCRNIVRGILEFARESKLEKELGNVNSIISGSIKIFEHHMTFKDVEIRTGLAENIPDIYLDTNQMRSVFNNLAENAAHAMPNGGVLTITTRFHSSTQEIVVIVSDTGIGISEENLAKIFDPFFTTKQEDKGTGLGLAVTYGIIERHQGRIEVKSTVNVGTTFTIYLPLHHE; encoded by the coding sequence ATGAAAAATACCGACAGAGAACCTCTTGTCCGCACCATCAAAGAACAATGCCGCACCTGTTACACCTGTGTCCGCGAATGCCCTGCCAAGGCCATTCGCATCTCGGGGGGCCAGGCCGAGGTCATCAATGAACGATGCATCGGCTGCGGGAACTGCGTCCGGGTCTGCACCCAAAACGCGAAGCAGATCCGCAGTTCCATCGAAATGGTGGAATCACTGCTCTCCTCGGGCAAAAAGGTGGCGGCAATCATCGCGCCCAGCTTCCCGGCGGAATTTGGACCGATCCATTACAAGCTCGTTGTAGCGATGATCCGGGCCCTGGGTTTCCACATGGTCAATGAGGTCGCCTTCGGAGCGGACCTGATTTCCCGCGAATATAATCGGCTCTTTGATTCCAATCCCGGGAACCAGTATATAGCCACGACCTGTCCGGCTATTGTTTTCTACATAGAAAAATATCATCCCGCCCTTATAAAGAACCTGGCACCAATCGTGTCTCCCATGGCGGCTTGCGCGCGGGCCCTGAAAAAGCAGTATGGTGATGATTTCGATATCGTGTTCATCGGCCCCTGCCTTGCCAAGAAGGATGAGGCTCTCAGGGACGAAATCAGTCCGCATATATCCCAGGTGCTCACCTTCTCGGAACTCCGCACCATGCTGAATGATAGAAAAATCGTTCCTGGCGACGTCGAACCGTCGGATTTTGACCCGCCCCATCCGGGCATGGGTGCCCTGTATCCCATAGGACGCGGCATGCTCCAGTCCGCCGGGCTCCAGGAAGACCTCATGATCAACGATATCGTGGCCACGAGCGGCACCAAGCAGATCATTCAGGCCATCAGGGAATTCGAGACGGTTCCCAACGAGGTGCGCCTGCTCGAACTTCTCTGCTGCAACGGGTGCATCATGGGATCGGGCATGACCTCGGAAATGGCCCAATTCAGCAGGCGCGGCTACGTGAGCGCCTACGCCAAAAAACGCTATGAAAAATGCGACCTGACACAGTGGCAGGTTAACATGGACGCGATGACGGACCTCGATCTGACCGCTTCCTTCCGGAACAACGACTGCCGTCTGCCCGAACCGACACGCGATGAATTGAAGGATATCCTCCGCAGCAAAGGTAAACACGGACCCGAGGATGAACTGAACTGCGGGGCCTGCGGATACGACACATGCATAGAACACGCCATAGCTATTCACCGTGGCCTTGCCGAGAGCGAGATGTGCCTTCCCTTCACCATAGAGAGCCTGCGGAACACGGCGTTGAAGCTGTCAAATTCTTATGAACAGATTGTCAATGCAAAAAAAGCCCTGGTCCAGTCGGAAAAGCTCGCGTCACTGGGCCGAATGGCCTCGGGAATCGCCCATGAGATAAACAATCCCCTCACGGGCGTCCTCACCTTCGGCAGCCTGCTCATGGAAGACCTGAAGGACACGGAATATTCCGATGACCTCAAAACGATCGTCAATGAGACCATGCGATGCAGAAACATCGTCAGGGGCATCCTGGAATTCGCCCGCGAATCCAAATTGGAAAAAGAACTGGGGAACGTCAACAGTATCATCTCGGGCTCCATAAAAATCTTCGAGCACCACATGACCTTCAAGGATGTGGAGATCAGGACCGGCCTGGCCGAAAACATTCCCGACATATACCTTGATACAAACCAGATGCGTTCCGTGTTCAACAATCTGGCCGAAAACGCCGCCCATGCCATGCCAAACGGCGGAGTTCTCACCATAACAACGCGTTTTCACTCATCGACGCAGGAGATTGTCGTTATCGTTTCCGATACGGGAATAGGAATTTCCGAAGAAAACCTGGCGAAGATATTCGACCCCTTCTTCACAACGAAACAGGAGGACAAGGGTACGGGCCTGGGCCTGGCCGTGACCTACGGAATCATCGAAAGGCACCAGGGACGCATCGAGGTGAAAAGCACCGTAAACGTGGGCACCACCTTCACCATTTACCTTCCCCTCCATCATGAATGA
- the hydF gene encoding [FeFe] hydrogenase H-cluster maturation GTPase HydF, whose translation MSISGQKPLLSGRPHIGIFGRRNSGKSSLINCLAGQDVAIVSEHAGTTTDPVRKVMEITGIGPVVLIDTAGIDDIGDLGKLRVDRTTDVLRQVDLAIIVISHNTFGDRELRLMENLETKNTPFFVVHSKSDLVDLADDTKALIARRGGTDCLSFSAADRRNLDALVDLIKKHIPASGFNNPTILGGMVGPNDIVLLITPIDVETPAGRLILPQVQTIRNLLDNNCVAIVMKETELDAFLKQNAIKPKLAITDSQAFMHASASIPRDVPLTSFSILFARLKGDFKKYAEGTPAISGLKDGDRILIMESCSHHVAGDDIGRIKIPRWMRQFTGKDLHFDITAGLDNPPLAITSYRMIIQCGGCMLTRKQVMNRLKPAIDAGIPVSNYGMTIAYCLGIFDRAMEPFASPLTESKEAD comes from the coding sequence ATGAGCATCAGCGGACAAAAACCCCTCCTTTCCGGGCGGCCCCATATCGGCATTTTCGGCCGCAGGAACAGCGGGAAGAGTTCCCTTATCAACTGCCTTGCCGGCCAGGACGTTGCCATCGTTTCAGAGCATGCGGGAACGACAACGGACCCGGTGCGAAAAGTTATGGAGATCACGGGGATCGGCCCCGTGGTTCTCATCGACACGGCCGGTATCGACGATATAGGCGACCTGGGAAAACTCCGCGTAGATCGCACCACGGACGTATTACGGCAGGTCGACCTGGCAATAATCGTCATCAGCCATAACACCTTCGGCGACAGGGAACTGCGGCTCATGGAGAACCTGGAGACAAAAAACACCCCCTTTTTCGTCGTTCACAGCAAATCGGACCTGGTGGACCTCGCCGATGATACCAAAGCCCTCATTGCCCGGAGAGGCGGAACGGACTGCCTCTCCTTCAGCGCCGCAGACCGCCGCAACCTTGACGCCCTGGTTGATCTCATCAAAAAACATATCCCCGCATCGGGCTTCAACAATCCGACCATCCTGGGCGGCATGGTCGGGCCCAATGACATAGTATTGCTCATCACCCCCATCGATGTGGAGACGCCGGCAGGGCGGCTCATACTGCCCCAGGTCCAGACAATCCGCAACCTTCTGGACAACAACTGCGTCGCCATTGTCATGAAAGAAACCGAGCTCGATGCTTTTCTGAAACAGAACGCTATAAAACCGAAACTGGCCATCACTGACAGCCAGGCCTTCATGCATGCGTCGGCATCCATCCCGCGCGATGTTCCCCTCACCAGCTTTTCCATTCTCTTTGCCAGGCTCAAGGGAGATTTCAAAAAATACGCCGAGGGAACCCCGGCCATAAGCGGCCTCAAAGACGGAGACCGCATCCTGATCATGGAATCGTGTTCCCATCATGTGGCCGGAGACGATATCGGCAGGATCAAGATACCGCGATGGATGAGACAGTTCACGGGGAAGGATCTGCATTTTGACATAACCGCCGGCCTGGACAACCCTCCCCTGGCCATCACATCCTATCGCATGATTATACAGTGCGGCGGATGCATGCTGACCCGTAAACAGGTCATGAACAGGCTGAAACCGGCCATTGACGCGGGCATCCCCGTTTCTAATTACGGTATGACCATTGCCTACTGCCTGGGCATCTTCGACCGCGCCATGGAACCTTTTGCATCCCCCCTTACGGAGAGCAAAGAAGCAGATTAA
- a CDS encoding glucose-6-phosphate isomerase, which produces MSRKGLIELKEWQALENHFQSMKDVHMRDLFRQNPSRAGEFTILAGDIYFDYSKNRINGETMTLLLDLARAVKLDEEIEAMFSGKKINETENRAVLHVALRNVSRDPILVDGKDVMPGIFSVLERMKILSDKIRREQWKGFSGRPVKNIVNIGIGGSDLGPVMVTEALKHYAIDGFNFHFVSNIDDAHIAETLKKCDPQDTLFIIASKTFTTQETMTNAETAKKWFLAGGGGSGDIARHFIALSTNRDAVVDFGIDEENMFEFWDWVGGRYSLTSAIGLPVMIAVGYDNFMELLGGFHRIDGHFRNTPFDKNIPVIMALLGIWYNNFFRCETHAILPYAQYLHRFPAYFQQGDMESNGKYIDRQGNRVNYPTGPIIWGEAGTNGQHAFYQLIHQGTRLIPADFIGFARSLNKLGDHHDKLMANFFAQTEALAFGKTGEEVRKEGVSEKLVPHKTFEGNRPTNTIMAGELTPAVLGELIALYEHKIFVQGVIWNIFSFDQWGVELGKVLAKRILPELETGKSEAGHDSSTNALIRFYRENRDRARKE; this is translated from the coding sequence ATGTCCCGGAAAGGATTAATCGAATTGAAAGAATGGCAGGCGTTGGAAAATCATTTCCAGTCCATGAAGGATGTGCATATGCGTGACCTTTTCCGGCAGAATCCTTCCCGCGCCGGGGAATTCACCATTCTTGCCGGGGATATTTATTTCGATTATTCAAAGAACCGGATCAACGGTGAAACGATGACACTGCTTCTCGACCTGGCCCGGGCCGTTAAACTCGATGAAGAGATTGAGGCCATGTTCTCCGGTAAAAAAATAAATGAAACGGAAAACCGCGCCGTACTCCATGTGGCCCTCCGGAATGTGTCGCGCGATCCAATCCTGGTCGACGGTAAAGACGTCATGCCCGGGATCTTTTCTGTTTTGGAAAGAATGAAAATTTTGTCGGATAAAATACGCCGGGAGCAGTGGAAGGGGTTCAGTGGCCGGCCCGTTAAGAATATTGTGAATATCGGCATCGGCGGTTCCGACCTTGGGCCTGTTATGGTGACCGAGGCGCTGAAGCATTATGCCATTGATGGATTCAATTTTCATTTTGTATCAAATATCGATGACGCCCACATTGCCGAAACACTGAAGAAATGTGATCCGCAGGATACCCTGTTTATTATAGCGTCAAAGACCTTCACCACACAGGAAACCATGACGAACGCGGAAACGGCGAAGAAATGGTTCCTGGCCGGGGGCGGCGGCAGCGGCGATATCGCCAGGCATTTCATAGCACTGTCCACCAACAGGGATGCCGTGGTGGATTTCGGCATTGATGAAGAGAACATGTTTGAATTCTGGGATTGGGTAGGCGGCCGGTACTCGCTTACGTCGGCCATTGGTCTGCCTGTCATGATAGCCGTGGGATATGATAATTTCATGGAACTGCTGGGCGGGTTTCACCGGATCGACGGGCATTTCAGGAATACACCCTTTGATAAAAACATACCGGTGATCATGGCGCTATTGGGAATATGGTACAACAATTTTTTCCGTTGTGAAACCCACGCCATCCTTCCCTATGCGCAGTATCTGCATCGTTTCCCCGCCTATTTTCAGCAAGGGGATATGGAGTCCAACGGCAAGTACATTGATCGACAGGGAAACCGGGTGAATTATCCGACGGGTCCCATCATCTGGGGAGAAGCGGGAACCAATGGTCAGCATGCCTTCTACCAGCTTATCCACCAGGGGACCAGACTCATACCGGCCGACTTCATCGGATTTGCCAGATCCCTCAATAAACTGGGAGATCACCATGACAAGCTCATGGCTAATTTCTTCGCCCAGACCGAAGCACTTGCCTTCGGCAAAACGGGAGAAGAGGTGCGGAAGGAGGGTGTTTCGGAAAAACTGGTGCCCCATAAAACCTTTGAGGGCAATCGGCCCACCAATACGATCATGGCCGGGGAGCTGACGCCGGCGGTGCTGGGAGAACTCATTGCCCTTTATGAACACAAGATTTTTGTCCAGGGCGTAATCTGGAATATCTTTTCCTTTGATCAGTGGGGCGTGGAATTGGGGAAGGTGCTGGCTAAAAGGATTCTCCCCGAGCTGGAAACAGGTAAATCGGAAGCCGGGCATGACAGTTCCACCAATGCCCTGATCAGATTTTACCGTGAAAACAGGGATAGAGCCCGGAAAGAATAA
- a CDS encoding citrate synthase (catalyzes the formation of citrate from acetyl-CoA and oxaloacetate): MESILKKIEELALTHDKVSPDLIKEKNVKLGLRNYDGTGVVVGITTKGRVLGYKLNDNAQKVPVDGKLYYCGYDVESIVEEVSLRNSFGFDEVVYLLLTGELPTVDDLASFTETLAKRRALSKQERSVIMEEVQNDNQMYGLHSVISHLGRCDSNPDSIDIKDVSRQCLNLIAKFPTIVAYNYNVTRFRKGEDLKMVRPRNDLSAAENFLYMLKGEVPDKNEAQLFDIALILHAEHGGGNNSTFTVRAVSSSGANTYMAIAAGIASLSGHLHGGANESVMKMMKDLKKYVKDWEDEKAIRAYLTDVLEGRAHDRSGKIYGLGHAVYTLSDPRAIMLMEYAREYAKQKGALDEYRLYEKVDAIASELLTTRKSVPIKANVDFYSGFIYKLMGIPQELFTPIFAMARVAGWSAHRLEQIVQGKIMRPAYIVASDREKEYRKLMDRQM; the protein is encoded by the coding sequence ATGGAATCGATTTTAAAAAAAATTGAGGAATTGGCGCTCACTCACGATAAGGTGTCACCGGATCTTATCAAGGAAAAAAATGTCAAGCTGGGCCTGAGAAATTACGATGGCACCGGTGTCGTTGTGGGAATCACTACAAAGGGACGCGTACTGGGCTATAAATTAAATGATAATGCCCAGAAAGTACCCGTTGACGGGAAACTCTACTATTGCGGCTATGATGTGGAAAGCATCGTTGAAGAGGTGAGCCTGCGAAATTCCTTCGGTTTCGATGAGGTTGTATACCTGCTTCTTACGGGCGAACTTCCCACAGTGGACGACCTGGCAAGCTTTACAGAGACACTGGCGAAGAGAAGAGCTCTTTCCAAACAGGAACGGAGCGTCATCATGGAAGAGGTGCAGAACGACAACCAGATGTATGGACTGCACAGCGTTATTTCACACCTGGGGCGTTGCGACAGCAATCCTGATTCCATCGATATCAAGGATGTAAGCAGGCAGTGTCTCAACCTTATCGCCAAGTTCCCCACGATTGTGGCCTATAACTATAACGTAACCCGCTTTAGAAAGGGGGAGGACCTCAAGATGGTCAGGCCCCGTAATGACCTCAGCGCGGCTGAAAATTTTCTCTACATGCTAAAGGGCGAAGTGCCGGATAAAAACGAGGCGCAGCTTTTTGATATAGCGTTGATCCTTCATGCCGAACACGGCGGCGGCAATAACTCCACTTTTACGGTCCGGGCCGTATCATCCAGCGGGGCCAATACCTATATGGCCATTGCCGCGGGGATTGCCTCTTTGAGCGGCCACCTTCATGGGGGAGCCAACGAATCGGTTATGAAGATGATGAAAGACCTGAAAAAATACGTAAAAGACTGGGAGGATGAAAAGGCCATCAGGGCATACCTGACCGATGTCCTGGAAGGCCGGGCCCACGATCGGTCGGGGAAGATATATGGACTTGGGCATGCCGTATATACTCTGTCGGACCCCCGGGCTATCATGCTCATGGAGTATGCCCGTGAGTACGCAAAGCAGAAGGGAGCCCTGGATGAATACCGTCTTTATGAGAAGGTAGATGCGATAGCCTCGGAATTGCTCACGACGAGGAAGAGTGTGCCGATTAAAGCCAATGTGGATTTCTATTCGGGATTTATTTATAAACTCATGGGAATTCCCCAGGAACTTTTTACACCCATATTCGCCATGGCACGCGTTGCAGGATGGTCCGCTCACCGTCTTGAGCAGATCGTCCAGGGAAAGATAATGAGGCCCGCTTATATTGTCGCCAGTGATAGAGAGAAGGAATACCGCAAGCTTATGGACAGGCAAATGTAA
- a CDS encoding OmpA family protein encodes MKKLLMTLMVLLFSVAVTFALDLKVKDKNLSDTAEMKQMNISLKAVQNKYGPIVFVTGKADIDVAKCKTTLNTIVTIIKKYPRFLVTVEGHTDNVGNKKSNLALSQKRAEAVVAWLVKSGGVAAKQLKAKGYGDSKPIESNKTEKGRAKNRRVDFEVSKL; translated from the coding sequence ATGAAAAAGTTACTGATGACTCTCATGGTTCTGCTTTTCTCTGTTGCGGTCACCTTCGCTCTTGATCTGAAGGTGAAGGATAAAAATCTTTCCGACACGGCGGAGATGAAGCAGATGAATATCAGCCTGAAGGCTGTTCAGAACAAGTACGGTCCCATTGTCTTTGTCACCGGGAAGGCCGATATTGATGTGGCCAAGTGCAAAACCACTCTCAACACCATTGTGACAATTATTAAAAAATATCCCCGATTTCTGGTCACGGTCGAGGGTCATACGGATAATGTTGGTAATAAAAAATCCAACCTGGCACTTTCCCAGAAGAGGGCTGAGGCAGTTGTTGCATGGCTTGTCAAGTCCGGCGGTGTTGCGGCCAAACAGCTGAAAGCAAAGGGCTATGGCGATTCAAAACCCATCGAAAGTAATAAAACTGAAAAGGGGCGTGCCAAAAACCGGCGTGTTGATTTTGAAGTAAGCAAGTTATAG
- a CDS encoding CoA-binding protein gives MPDRNPPGEEIRKILMESKTIAIVGLSDNRERDSNIVARYLIDRGYTVIPVNPAKTEILGRKCYPDLKSIPGAVDIVDVFRNIEAVPEIVNEALLIKPRAIWLQLGLAHKISAEKSRDEGIIFIQSKCIKIEHGKLVS, from the coding sequence ATGCCCGACAGAAACCCACCGGGTGAGGAAATCCGGAAAATACTGATGGAGTCGAAGACCATCGCCATCGTTGGGTTGTCCGATAACCGGGAACGGGACAGTAATATCGTCGCCCGCTATCTCATTGACAGGGGCTATACCGTTATTCCCGTTAATCCCGCCAAAACGGAGATACTGGGACGGAAATGCTATCCTGACCTGAAATCAATTCCCGGCGCCGTTGATATCGTTGATGTCTTCCGAAACATTGAAGCGGTGCCTGAAATAGTTAATGAGGCACTATTGATCAAACCTCGCGCCATATGGCTCCAACTGGGTCTCGCCCATAAAATATCGGCTGAAAAGTCCAGGGACGAAGGAATCATTTTTATTCAATCAAAATGCATCAAGATCGAGCATGGGAAGCTCGTCTCATGA
- a CDS encoding acetyl-CoA C-acyltransferase, translated as MANKEIVILSGCRTPIGSFGQSLKDVRAYELAALVMQEAMKRAGVTGDMLDDVIMGDCIQTSDEANTARTAALKAGIPVEVPATTIQRQCASGMQATVFGSQQIIAGDSTFVLVGGTESMSNAPYVLKKARWGARLQHGEMTDVMWELLHSGSGLLGEPFIMGQTAENLADKYKISREDQDQLALESHSKASAASKGGKFKDEIIPVPIPQRKGDPKMVDTDEHIRHGAVLEDFSKLKPAFRKDGTVTAGNSSGLNDGAAAMIITSAEQAAKMGAKPMARIVANSFAGVEPHLMGYGPVPAVQKLMKKTGMKLDDIDVIEMNEAFAAQYIACERGLNVDRAKVNVNGSGIALGHPVGCTGARIIVSLMYELKRRNGKFGIATLCVGGGMGAAVLIENLQ; from the coding sequence ATGGCTAATAAGGAAATTGTAATCCTGTCGGGGTGCAGAACACCCATCGGCAGTTTTGGGCAGAGCCTCAAAGATGTGCGCGCCTATGAACTGGCAGCTCTGGTCATGCAGGAAGCGATGAAGAGGGCCGGTGTTACCGGTGATATGCTCGATGATGTTATCATGGGGGATTGTATCCAGACCAGTGATGAGGCCAATACGGCAAGGACTGCGGCTCTGAAGGCGGGAATTCCCGTTGAGGTTCCGGCCACGACGATTCAGCGTCAGTGCGCATCGGGTATGCAGGCAACGGTCTTTGGTTCGCAGCAGATAATCGCCGGGGATTCTACCTTTGTTCTCGTGGGTGGAACCGAATCCATGAGCAATGCACCCTACGTGCTGAAGAAGGCAAGATGGGGAGCGAGGCTGCAGCATGGTGAAATGACAGACGTTATGTGGGAACTGCTTCATTCGGGTAGTGGTCTTCTCGGGGAGCCCTTCATTATGGGACAGACCGCTGAAAACCTGGCTGATAAATATAAAATATCACGTGAAGATCAGGACCAGCTGGCTCTTGAAAGTCATTCCAAGGCCTCGGCCGCCTCGAAAGGCGGAAAATTTAAAGATGAGATCATTCCTGTTCCCATTCCCCAGAGGAAGGGCGATCCCAAAATGGTCGACACCGATGAGCATATCAGGCACGGTGCGGTTTTAGAGGATTTCAGCAAGCTGAAGCCCGCATTCAGGAAGGACGGAACGGTAACGGCGGGAAATTCATCGGGACTCAACGATGGAGCTGCCGCCATGATCATCACCTCGGCTGAACAGGCTGCCAAGATGGGGGCAAAACCAATGGCACGCATTGTGGCCAATTCCTTTGCTGGTGTGGAGCCCCATCTCATGGGATATGGACCCGTACCGGCTGTTCAGAAGCTGATGAAGAAAACCGGCATGAAGCTCGATGATATCGACGTCATCGAAATGAATGAGGCCTTTGCTGCACAGTATATTGCCTGCGAGCGGGGACTCAATGTCGATAGGGCCAAGGTGAATGTGAATGGATCAGGCATTGCCCTGGGACATCCCGTGGGATGCACCGGCGCGAGAATCATTGTTTCTCTCATGTATGAGCTGAAAAGAAGAAACGGTAAATTCGGTATTGCAACCCTCTGCGTAGGCGGGGGAATGGGTGCAGCCGTACTCATTGAGAACCTGCAATAG
- a CDS encoding short-chain dehydrogenase, whose product MSTINYNIKGKTALVTGGSKGIGLELARNLLEQGVKVAICGRKQENLDAAVAQLGGGDSILAVQAHIAKEGDVNRLFEKVMEEFGRLDILVNNVGMNLVTPSIAETEPSLWQKIIESNLSGTYMVSRKAAAIMKEQKTGKIISISSIAGHRAAPGMGIYGIAKAGIEMMTKVLATELAFFNVQVNAVAPAMIRTEFSKPFWSNEDIYREITRSIPMGRIGEPIEVVHPVLFLASEGSGFITGQTIMVDGGSTAR is encoded by the coding sequence ATGAGCACCATCAATTACAACATCAAGGGAAAAACAGCCCTCGTCACGGGCGGGAGCAAGGGGATAGGCCTGGAACTGGCCAGAAACCTTCTTGAACAGGGCGTGAAAGTCGCCATATGCGGCAGAAAGCAGGAAAACCTCGATGCCGCCGTAGCACAGCTTGGCGGCGGTGATTCCATCCTGGCGGTCCAGGCCCATATCGCGAAAGAGGGGGACGTGAACAGGCTCTTCGAAAAGGTCATGGAAGAATTCGGCCGGCTTGATATCCTCGTCAATAATGTGGGCATGAACCTGGTCACCCCGTCCATTGCAGAAACCGAGCCATCCCTGTGGCAGAAGATTATCGAATCCAACCTCAGCGGAACCTACATGGTCTCCCGAAAGGCCGCTGCCATCATGAAAGAACAGAAAACGGGAAAGATTATAAGCATTTCATCCATAGCAGGTCACCGCGCAGCACCGGGCATGGGGATCTACGGAATAGCCAAGGCCGGGATTGAAATGATGACGAAGGTCCTGGCAACGGAACTGGCCTTCTTCAATGTGCAGGTCAACGCCGTTGCTCCGGCCATGATCAGGACCGAATTCAGCAAACCCTTCTGGTCCAATGAGGATATATACAGGGAAATTACCCGGTCGATCCCCATGGGACGGATCGGTGAACCCATAGAGGTCGTTCATCCCGTTCTGTTCCTTGCGTCCGAGGGATCGGGTTTCATCACGGGCCAGACAATAATGGTGGACGGCGGATCAACGGCGAGATAA
- a CDS encoding 2-hydroxyglutaryl-CoA dehydratase, with the protein MNTNQSPNETIPKDPEKEKRKIKSVKTMKKIMTDYYIQAKTASQNGKLVAWITSGGPVEPLIAFDVIPVYPENYGAMIGASKMGVDLCEKAEEMGYSRDLCSYARSDIACATVDGGPIGGLPKPDFLVCCNNICGTVMKWYEVQARYFNVPLFIYDTPFIHTEFSPEAHRYLRRQLDDYIAFLEKVTGKKADMDKFSQVGRLSLEGQKLWQAVLDTTMHRPAPMTAFDAFFHLALIVTLRGTQTVVDYYTELLNEMRERVSQGIGMVPDEKYRLIWDNLPVWYRTKWLSDKLASHGAALVSDTYTSAWSGVMHLIDPDNFMETMGLAYSHAYINTSVDMMFEKVKEMVVKYGADGLVMHSNRSCKPYSFGQYDLQKMVLKELDIPTLIIEADMVDERNFSESQIETRIDAFMEILKGRK; encoded by the coding sequence ATGAATACAAACCAGTCACCCAACGAAACAATACCTAAAGATCCTGAAAAGGAAAAAAGAAAGATTAAATCCGTCAAGACCATGAAAAAGATCATGACGGATTACTACATCCAGGCAAAGACCGCCTCGCAGAACGGGAAGCTCGTGGCGTGGATCACCAGCGGCGGGCCCGTGGAGCCCCTTATAGCCTTTGATGTCATCCCCGTGTACCCGGAAAATTACGGGGCCATGATCGGGGCTTCAAAAATGGGCGTGGACCTCTGCGAAAAGGCCGAAGAGATGGGATACAGCCGCGATCTCTGTTCCTACGCCCGTTCCGATATAGCCTGCGCCACGGTGGACGGCGGTCCCATCGGCGGGCTGCCAAAGCCCGATTTCCTGGTGTGCTGCAACAATATCTGCGGCACGGTCATGAAATGGTACGAGGTCCAGGCCCGGTATTTCAACGTGCCCCTCTTCATCTATGACACGCCCTTCATCCATACGGAATTTTCCCCCGAGGCACACCGGTATCTCCGCAGGCAGCTCGACGACTACATCGCCTTCCTTGAAAAAGTGACGGGTAAAAAGGCCGATATGGATAAATTCTCCCAGGTGGGACGCCTATCACTGGAGGGACAAAAACTCTGGCAGGCCGTTCTCGACACAACCATGCACAGGCCGGCTCCCATGACAGCCTTTGACGCGTTCTTTCACCTTGCTCTCATTGTAACCCTGCGGGGAACGCAAACCGTGGTAGACTACTACACGGAACTACTGAATGAAATGAGAGAAAGGGTCAGCCAGGGAATCGGCATGGTGCCCGATGAAAAGTACCGTCTCATATGGGACAACCTGCCTGTGTGGTACCGTACCAAGTGGCTCTCGGATAAACTGGCTTCACACGGAGCCGCCCTGGTTTCCGATACCTACACCTCGGCCTGGAGCGGTGTCATGCACCTCATAGATCCCGACAACTTCATGGAGACCATGGGACTGGCCTATTCCCATGCCTACATAAACACTTCCGTGGATATGATGTTCGAGAAAGTGAAGGAGATGGTGGTAAAATACGGCGCCGACGGCCTGGTCATGCATTCCAACAGGAGCTGCAAGCCCTATTCCTTCGGGCAGTACGATCTGCAGAAAATGGTTTTAAAGGAGCTTGACATCCCTACCCTCATAATTGAAGCTGATATGGTCGATGAGAGGAATTTCAGCGAAAGCCAGATTGAAACGCGCATTGACGCCTTCATGGAAATTCTAAAGGGACGAAAATAA